Sequence from the Rhizophagus irregularis chromosome 5, complete sequence genome:
TTCTCATCTATACTAGTAAGTGATTCGTTCACATCCATATTAATTATCCTTAGTAGCTCGTCCATATTCGTACCAGCTATCATTGGAATTACttcttcatttatattaataatatttaatgattcgTCAATTTCATTCTCATccatactaataatatttaatggcTCGTCCATATTCGTATTAATTAACATTGGTTCgtcaaaaattatttcttcatttataTTCTCATCTACACTAGTAATAATTAGTGGGTCATCCACATTCATACTAATTATCATTAGTGATTCGTCAATTACTTCTTcatttatactaataatatttgatgattCGTTGATTCTCTCATTACTGATACTAATATTATTTGGTGATTCGTTGATTTTCTCCTCATTTACACTAATTATCATTGGTGGTTTGTCGattatttcttcatttatactaataatatttgatgattCGTTGATTCTCTCGTTACTgatactaatattatttagtGATTCGTTAATTTTCTCCTCGTCAATTACTTCTTcatttatactaataatatttgatgattCGTTGATTCTCTCATTACTTACACCAATATTATTTGGTGATTCGTTAATTTTCTCCTCATTTACACTAATTATATTTGATGGTTCGTTTAGTGATTCGTTAATTTTCTCATCTATTTCAAACCtcacatttaattttttattttttttagtacgAGAAGTAAGATCAACGACCTCtacatcatttttattatcgaCATCTGCATCCTTTTTATTTCCACGAGATTTTTTCGATTTTGAAGGGGTTTTAGCAAAAAATATACAGGTATCGCCTCCTCTTTTACGATGTTCCtcccttttaatttattaattaagtgaataaaaagtaataaaaaagacgctataaataaatgaaaaagattCTTACACAGGATCATCGTCAGGTTCCCAACAATCTAGTTCGATCCCACAATACATACAAAATACATTATCTTCTGAAGTATAAGTTGGGGCAAAATAAAATCCAGCTTTCGCCATCTAACATTTTAAGAAACGcgttagaaataataaaaataataataataataaataaataaataaataaataaataaataaataaataaactaaaataaatttagatacCTTTTTGCTCGTTATAGCCCAGCCTTTCTTACCGTCATGCGGCCACCagtttttaaatgttttaaaccTGATATCACacatatttttggaatttggCCATTGAGCCTCATTATCCCAATTAAAAGGTATGTTATTATCgagttcttttttaatatgttgACAAATAGCCCAAACACAATCAGGAGAATTAGTGAAGTGTTCTTCACATGGAACATCATCTGGACGCCAACAATCCATTGATTTGTGACATAAGTAACATGTCACATTATCTGGGGATTTTTTTGAcggattaaaataaaatcccGCAAGcgataactttttttttttaaaaaaaaaaaaaaaaaatgttaacttcaattatttttgtatcaaAACGAatgcaaaataaattaataatagtaataatgataatacatACAGTTTCAGGAGTTGGCTTATATCCATCGGACGATTTGTATGgccatttcatttttttactcGTAAAAGATTTCAAACGGTTATCATACAAATACATACTCATATTTGGAAACTTTAAGAAAAGCgtgtaaaaatatttgaagataaaagagaatattattgaaatattactagaatatttaaaagtcAAGAAACTTTTGTTTATTCAGAAAGAGTTCAGAAAGAGAATGTTTTCGACGCGAAAAAGGTCAACTGAtccttataaataaaattatttcacgtgattaaatttattacgtCACGAGTATGTTCTgaaatttcaactttttattattatttactcatatcttacaaagaaaaaaaaaaagaaaatttttttttaccgtaataatatataaaaaaaactaactatataaattatataaagaaactaaaaattttgaaagaaaagaaatatatttacataatttctttcattttttactttacaaaaaaaaaaaaaatatatatatatttttatatattttctactttagtgtttttttttcttttttttttttaaatacttgaCTTTAATATAACCGAAAAAACGGAATGAGccgaattaataattatttttgaatttttcgtatcaataatttttgtttcataaataatttctttttgatcTTCTTTATGATCAATTTCTTGATCATCATGAGATTTCATacttgtaatattattatcatcattattattataattatcattattaatgtttttgttaTCATCACCATCATCAATTTGTGATTGTGTATTTGTAACATGAAAGTTTACCATAAAATCAACCCTAACTTCATAATTATTTGGATTTGCTATAGCTAAACATTGAATTTCATTGGTAATAAGTTTATGTTGTTTAGTATTCTTTGAACAAAATTTCACAGGTTCAAGACAATGCATTAAAGGTTCAACAAAAACTTGTTCAATTTGAGGATTATTTTCAAGATCTTCCATTTGTGCTTTTGAAAGAACGTAGGATAAAATTCCTCCTAAAGGTGGTTTGGTTATGGTCGGTATTGGCATTTTTGAAGCGTTACCTAATATTGTACGtgtaaatactttttttgatttttcaattacCGAAACATCATACgctaaaaaatgattatgatgatgatgatgatgttaatTACGTGTAATAATACGTGTGCGTATATGCTATTAATAGCAGAGAATTTACTTACACATATTATTCGTTTTTTCTTTAGCACACATGTATATGGTCCATCCGGCAGGCATAGAAGATGAACCAACGTATAAATGAgactataataaaaagatttcgttaaagaatatattaaccACCAGTAAGTAAGTATATTCCACCAGTATATTCTaccagtatatttatttacctttGACATTTCTTCCGtattttcataaaatgaaatatgtgGAGCTCCATACCAAAACTAAATTAACGGGttgaaatcattaattattaattacttattGAGACAAAATTAAGAGTAACAACAATATTTACCTGAAATGTAATCAATAATACCACACACAAAGCGAAATAATAATCACAAGTTCTATCACTGAgcaaaatcattattgtttttatttattcaaataatttttatgggtCTCCTTGGAGCggtcctaaaaaaaataaaaatttaaattatttgatacttttgatgatttgattttatatatatatatatatatccttACCTTTTATtgtcgttaaaaaaaaaattaataataataatttataatggtcgtaaaaaaattgtcataaaaattatttaaaaaaaaaacacttgaATTAAAGGgtctttatctttattatatatgtcAAATTGGTAACATAGATGTAGTGAATCTTTACACGAAATACAAAGATTATCACTTATTGTAACCAAAAATAAACAGTAATTTCCTTAATATTTTTCCctactattttaatttatccttttAGAATTTTGCATTATCTTTTAATCTATTTTTGGCATATTGTCCccgaaaaagaaattgataagGAGAATACTTTGAATGTATTTACATATCGATGCAatatagatatttttaaaaatttttattcatttatcaaataaaattttagatcaCACCAAAATCGCCCAATTTACTATTTCTTATCATATcattataatactttattaagaTAAACAAACTTTACTAATTTTGGTATATGACAATGTGTTACCGCCTATTCCgtttattatcaaaaagaaaaaagagattGTTGAATACAATCTTCTTTGCAGAGTCTTCATGCAGCTTTTTTGTCACTTGTGAAAACctcattcaaataataataaaagtggTCCTAACCGAAACTTTGTTCATATGCATGACGGTTAAAATTATCTTCCACGAATTCCGTAATAGGATTAATGCAATTTTTATCGTAATTAATCGTTACCCGTATTCCGTCCGTGTCAAATGCTGCACAAAATTACTAATCAgcattcaaatatatatatatctattataaaatagCTGTTTAAGTAgtttataaagttataatgTAATTCAGCACATAAATAAGTATGTATAGACTTTACGCTAAGAATCGTTAGTAAAAGAGATATGAATTCGACGATGCGTTGTTCACTTCCGAGTTACGAGGCATATGAAGGAGGATCTTCGAGAGAATTGTTACccatatatgatatattattcTTGATTATAAACCGGAATTATATTCCGAATTGGGCTGAGATTGTTTTTATTATCCGATCATTTAAGGTTAACTAAATGTTTACCACTTAATTCATTTCTGGTACTCACATACTCAAAACAGTTTGACAGAAAtatacattaattaataatcttattattatacttacgtagcatttttttttgatattatatctATAAATAGTAACcctcaaatattatttatagaatatcattattattatttatttattatttttgaaacatttcttttacttcttacaaatattgtatataaatgatatattttcgacaaaaaatcataattattccttataaaattgattaataaagtagttactaatattattgtttcaaatttttatgtgCAAATGTAATTTGTAATGTTACAAGTATAAAGAAATTACCAATTTGTTTATGCTattaatttgcaaatttaCCTAAAAGTATTACTAACTCTAACCTTAATCGTATTTCTTTTTgtacatttttctttttattataacccCTACTTTCTCCATTTCGCATTTAACCTACTAAAATTTAGAACCTCGTCATTTGGTATTTTcgttataaagaaatttcctTTGGTGATTTCCAATATTTCCGATTGCCGTTATAAATTTCTCACGTTACACGACATCGGTAAAACTTTCACTTTGGGTGTCATAGTATATATGATGTgaatatgtcaaaaaaaatcagtaattCAAAACTCGGTAAAATCATCGCCGGCAAAATGATCCTGTTGGtaaaataattgatgaaaTGATTATCGGTGAGACCCTTAGTATACATTATCGTACATTCGTACTGCTTctctgtaaaaaattttatccgtaattctccgtgaatatgatacatttatgGAAATaacatgaaataaaaaaaaaacggaataaattttttatgggaCGAACTAATGATTTTGGTTCTTTTTCTTCATTGGCTCATTCAGCCATTCCCATTTTCACACCCAAACccgctaaaaattaaaaaaacttgccTATTTGGGATGAACCCCCggttgggaaaaaaaaattttttatgggaCGAACTAATGATTTTGGTTCATTTTCCTCATTGGCTTATTCAGTCATTCCCATTTTCACACCCAACccgctaaaaattaaaaaaactttgcCCGATTGGGATGAACCCGGTTGGGAAAGAAAAactgattattaaaaaaatttaataaccgtttttttttttaatatttgttatctattttttataagaatgaAAATGAACTgcattagaaatttaaaagtttaaaaaatttagaagttgtaatttgtaattaaaaaatggtaaTTATTTCTCAACAAACTAGTGtccaatttataaagaaattttggaattttgaaattatggGTTGTCAAaacaaatgaataattattattttatcaaaagtttAGAGATTAGTTCAGACGAAACATGTTATTGTGGTTATTGTGATTATCCTGCTTATTTTTTCCAACTTAGGAATACATTGACTTGCGTCACGAAAAATCTCACCCTATGATATCGCTATGCTATCGATTTGAGAACAAATTATCCATACATGAAGTTAAATGCTGATGTAATGGTACAATGATCtctttacattattatttttcgaCAAAAGTTCCTTCGTCACGTGACTGCGTGAAGAttcacagtgaaattcgattaacgataaattaaaagtttggAACTGGAATTTTTCCGGATCAAATCATATATTAAGATAGATAGTTtcgatatattaataaaatctcgATAATAGAACAAACGGTTTGATATATCAGAATAAATAAACGAAcctaattataaagttttgattttattgctatacattattatatgaacagaattttacatgatttaaaaaattttttgccttattgattataataatcaaattttaggATAAtcaaaagttaaatttttataggtataatattttaaattcaatatgtaataatttgtaaagaaaacatgaaaaaaggtttgattttattaccattgATATTCGTAGAGCGGACAAATTTGACGCTGCCATGAATAAATAACGATTTTTACGTTTAGAGTCTTAAAAGattcttattataatgttatcaTACGTAATAATCAGGTGCGAATTGGCACTTTAAAACTTTGTCAATTATGATCgcatctttataaatttatagcacagaattttattaaataataaaataattttttattaaattaattataaattacatacAATCGTTCAGATGTTAAACATAAAtcgataatttattatttatattattatattaaataattaaattagctcttccattttgaaatttctcaTATTCACACCCAACccgctaaaaa
This genomic interval carries:
- a CDS encoding uncharacterized protein (MEROPS:MER0018608); the encoded protein is MKWPYKSSDGYKPTPETLSLAGFYFNPSKKSPDNVTCYLCHKSMDCWRPDDVPCEEHFTNSPDCVWAICQHIKKELDNNIPFNWDNEAQWPNSKNMCDIRFKTFKNWWPHDGKKGWAITSKKMAKAGFYFAPTYTSEDNVFCMYCGIELDCWEPDDDPVEEHRKRGGDTCIFFAKTPSKSKKSRGNKKDADVDNKNDVEVVDLTSRTKKNKKLNVRFEIDEKINESLNEPSNIISVNEEKINESPNNIGVSNERINESSNIISINEEVIDEEKINESLNNISISNERINESSNIISINEEIIDKPPMIISVNEEKINESPNNISISNERINESSNIISINEEVIDESLMIISMNVDDPLIITSVDENINEEIIFDEPMLINTNMDEPLNIISMDENEIDESLNIININEEVIPMIAGTNMDELLRIINMDVNESLTSIDENVNDEPSKNINITEENIDEPHNITDINEKRIDELPNIISINGIEERAEFIEKSEEIDEQIKKVDNNSTDEEGTRIVEQVNNAQTNEEEIIGLINNDQTKGDESVDKLRRTREEIKEKSMNFSVEEGINEKLSNISENEEHLMSQDLLNYVLTRVEEDERENVFINREEQSNVIDEEGRNDIITNEKGRNDIITNEEELNNIITNEGERNNIIENEEKLDIIVNKESNSTIMDENERNMITDMEELCIIDKSERNVITDMEEFNIYEQNIITHMEELNIIDETITDEGDIIDGQVNNVKSIEEIYKMGDIITNEKTKGKLNNEEKFDEQLNELAENIETKENKKENLKTISPTIRYSPYNPVSSIFITPKRNAAFTVEDYLNNLKGTQNMRITEKTNKKIESLIKNVNKSIELILKIPLK